The DNA segment TAAAACgatgcaaaactaaaaaaaatggcagtggcttagctcggctatgccaggatatacgtagcgagaggcacgtttccctgactgagcttgttgggatcactgtatgtttagcaatgagagacattgggtatacacatcttttattcattttgcttgacagagactaGGACTGCCCGATGacctgtgaagtagcatgcagccgtctcaattttgtctatacagtatttcgatttggtagagcctctttagtatataAGCTGTGTAGTAGTCCCCCATTGTGTGGTCTGTACGTGAGGGTCCAAAGCTAATTAAAttaattgtaagactggccttcagctttggaatcttcagaggctggcgcttaacgaagaagacgacgagaagcgccgaacgctccgtccctcgtgcgtgctctggattgaccgctgcctctggtctgtacctggactgtaccgctggttgttcgcgacgcagtgctttgtaaGGCGTTCCTTATTACATAAAGtcgaacttttctttcatacactaagagagtcgtgtttcctgttgaaatcacacaaattcacacacaactgtgaaatcGTGCCGTATGCTGGTATACACGTGataaccacatcaatcgtctgttTGACAGATGCTCCCAGTGCCAGACTcattggatgataatgccgctttccagaaccCGAACAGAGCAGGCTGGGAAATAGACTTGTCATGCTTACTGCCGAGATGCCCCCTAAGGTGCAACAGATACTGCACGGTGAACTCAAACACTGTGGCCTTGTCCGTTTGTTCGCTGAGGGCTGGAACTAGCGAGCGCAGAGTCTGGCAGGCGTTCTTAATGCGGGTCCTCCTCTTCCTTTCCTGCTCGTGGTTCTCCCGCCCGTTGAAGGGCATGTAGTAAGGCATGTTGTCCAGAGGTCCGACCATGTGCTGCATCTGTCCCATGTTGGCCACGCGGGTCACCCCCATGATGTCGTTGTTGGCTCCGTCCGCTCCGGCCGCCGCCGCGGTCACGTCGTCTCCGCCCAGCGCGGCGTGCAGGGTGCCGTCGGTGCCCGCTGCAGCTGCGGCTACGCTGGTTCTGGGACCGGCGCCGAGGTTGGCGGCCGTGCTGTCCGCCGCGTGACTGGACGCAGGCAGGGGCAGGTAGGCCGCCTGCACAGAAGGGGCATTGTGAGGGCGCCCCGCCGGCAAGCCGCCGTTATATGGGGGGACCTGGTGAACCGAGGAGATGGGAGGAGCTTTGCCCGGACTGCTGCCTCCAGTGTGTCCACTACAGCGAAATGATGCTTGGTGACCCCCGGGAAGACCTCCAGGATGATGTATTCCATGATGCACGTAGCATTGCGTTAGGTATGTCCGATCAGAAACCTGCGTGTTGGAAGTTCCCGGGTAGGAGGCCCACGTTGCCCTCTGGTGCACCAGGTAGGGCGTCTGGTGCTGGGGCGCCGCCACGTACATCGGCGGCGACTGATGCGGTAGCGCAGGCTGTCGTAGCCGCCCGTGTGTTGCATGTGCCTGGCGGCAGCAGCCCCTGCTGCGTCCTGCGTATGAGGCTGTTGCTGCGGCTGCTGGGCGACCGACATGAAGCGGGTGTACGTCATCTCCTTGTCGCCGCTGGAGCAGTCGGCGTTTTCGAACCCCGTCTCTAGCGCCGTGTCCGGTTCCTCGGCCTTTGATACGGCCTCGACCGTGCCCATCATGCTCTGTTCCAGGCCGAATGCGTCACTGGGGATCTCCTCCTCGGAGACTACTATGGCTTCTCTGGGGTGCCCATTTGATTCTTCTCCATGGGTATGTCTTACATCCATAGTTCTGGGCCAGGGTAGTGCTTGCGACGTCTGGATGTCTACTGTGGGGATGGAGTTCACGGCGGCGGCCGTGGCTTGGTCCGAGTCCAGGGGCACCAAAGTGTACTGCGTGCCGGCCTTCAGGTTGACCATAACACTAGCGTCCACCTCGATGTAGAACTGCGGCTTGTTGCCACGACCGCTGTCTCCgctggcgctgctgtcgccgctgccaCCTCCTGCGTGTTGACTTAGTGACGACATCAACACCAACGGTTTGTAAAGTTTTCGGCTTATCCACAACATAGGCGGATTTATGGGAAACTCTTGGAGGGGGAGGGTCCTGCTTGGGAGGATTGCGTATTTATAAAATTGTGCCCTGCACGTAGCATCATCGCCGAAATCATGTTAACTGCTTCTACGTCAAAAAATGCACGAACGGCGTCTGTATTGCTGCATTTGAAATGTGAGTGGCAGTTTAATAAATGTTCAACGTGGGAAGGCTcaaacgagctttcaaatgcgtatttttgacgttcgatatttctAACCACTTTGCCgataaagaaaaattaaaaactggaCTCATCCTCGATGGTAACGGCCTAAATTGTTTTTATGTAAATGCGGGTTCGCTACGACAAACCTGCGTGACACGTGCGGGGAAGTTGAATCAATAGACATTTTCTCTCcccttgccggcggttcgcacgTCAGAAAAAGACATCTGGAGGACCCCTCTAGAGGTTAGAGCTTCCTGTGTCACTCCCAGTtcttcgttcggtgcgagcgccaagggattcgcGTTAAGTAGGGTTTGATGATACCCTTGCGACTACATTATTCCAAGTGGAATTTTCGAAATTGTTAATGCTATTCAAAATTCTTCCGCACATCTCAAAAGACGACCTCTAttgtttaaaatttttttctcgtttatgaatattgttttatttttcttcggtTATTCTTTTCTAGCTTTCATTCATTTTAATATTTTACATTTCCTCCTCATGCCTCGAGATCTTTTTTCCTCGCAATCGCCTATGTTATTTTCCTTGAAATTCACCACCAAACCCTGgtcaatccccccgcgtgggtaagCGCCAtagcggccctgctcggctgtcaagacctcaAGATCCAAAAGGCCTTaattggttcaacggacgcgggaggccttgcttgccaatggggccccggaataggggctccaccttgTATTGTCAGCAGAAGGGGCCAATAGGGCCCCAACCCAATCACCTCTCTGCAACCAATTATtggtcaataaatgtttttcaccaccaccaccaggtgcCTCAAAACGCGCCTGATGTGGCCACTGACCCAGGGAACCAGTtaagcgcctttcctcaaaatcaaccgAGTCTGGGTTCGAGAaacggaaaggcgcataactgcctcaattcgTAGGTGGACGCTACCGCCTACTCACAGcccgattgaggtgtccattcCAGTGACCCAGTTACAAAACTGCTACTCGGAAGTGTCACACAGACGGACACAGCTGAAACCCGGAGAGTGAGGCTAGAAGTACTTTCGCACTATAAATCGCTGTCTATACCGCCCTTAAAATATGGTCAGCGCTTCGCAAAAATCCCCGCTTCATCGTACATGCGACTGAAAAAGCAACCGAGCTGTGCGCTAGGCCTCCTCTTTCACTCTTCGTGCTTTTGAAGAACAAATAATAATGTAAATATATTGAAAAGAACCCCATGGAAAGCTTCTCTCACATCTGAGAGCTATTGTTCCAGCCGCATGCTCGTGAAGTAGCGGGGGAACTTTTGAAAGACTTGCTTTAGACGGCGGCAAGAATATTGCAAATTTGGacgtgataaaaaaaaatcatttgtcAGCACTACCTAGAGAAAAAACAGGACTCGAATTAACCGTGTCTTGTTGATGGTTCCGATAACGCTCCGCAGTTACCGGCGATGCGTCAAATGAGCAGTGAACGAGCGTCCACTTCA comes from the Amblyomma americanum isolate KBUSLIRL-KWMA chromosome 1, ASM5285725v1, whole genome shotgun sequence genome and includes:
- the LOC144115846 gene encoding uncharacterized protein LOC144115846 produces the protein MEYIILEVFPGVTKHHFAVVDTLEAAVRAAYLPLPASSHAADSTAANLGAGPRTSVAAAAAGTDGTLHAALGGDDVTAAAAGADGANNDIMGVTRVANMGQMQHMVGPLDNMPYYMPFNGRENHEQERKRRTRIKNACQTLRSLVPALSEQTDKATVFEFTVQYLLHLRGHLGSKHDKSISQPALFGFWKAALSSNESGTGSICQTDD